ATCACATTAAGTACACAATAGATTAAGCAATACTAAATAGAAGACAtgctaaaaaatgaattaattcaattaattctgtaattttaatACAGGATGCAAATTAGGCACAACACTGGACCTTTTCCCTCTCAAAGATCACAGAGTGCTGAGGTCGATTATATTTTGAAAGCAAGTGTCCCTTTATACTATTGCAAGAGACTAAAAATCAAGGGGCAAGGATTATCTCTACTGACTGTGAGGGTGTGATGATGCATGTAGACTTGGGGGCTAAAATTCACAGTTTTGTGTTGTTATGTGATAATCATAGCAAAGAGTAAATCTTTTACATGAATAAAATTAGCATGATGGCACGGTGGTTACTGATGCTACCATCCGTGGCTTGAACTTCATGTCTAGTCCTGGTCCTTGTATATTTTACACATTCAACTTGTGTCCGAGTGGTTTTTCCTGAAGGTACACTGCTGCACGTAAGGAATTTGAAATGAACCAGGACTAGACATGTTTGTGATGAACTAGTGTCTTGCCCAATACAGTTCATTGCCTCGCACCCCATGATGTTTCAGTGCTCCAACAACGCTGATCTAGATTAAGTAAATCTGACAATGTTACATTATAAGtctaaaaaataacaacaacaccCTCTACCTGCAAGGAGTTAACAAAGACTGCAAAAATATATGTGACCTCCAAACAATGGCAAGTGGACAAAATCAAAACATAATATGAATAAGGCTGAAAATAATAGCTATCCTAATAAGTTTTATTTTCCTGACAACTTTCAGACAACAATGTTTAGTGGTAtgatttgaagaaaaagaaaaaaaaaatagaaaagacaaAACATCTATCAACTGGGACCAGCATTTGAAAAGCTCCTAAAGGTAATTTAAAAAGGCTCATTGTCCCCAGATGAATATGTTTTATTCAGGTGTTCATTCAGGTATCTCCTTGTCCCCTGAAGGGGTCCACTCACCTCTTATTTGAAGCTAATAAAAACTAAGTTTCTTGTCTGCAAAGTGGCATTCGCCTTTCAGAGTTCATAAATGAAAGTTTCTCTTTTTCATCCTGATTGGCACTATGGAGCCCACAAAATCAACCAACACCTCCAATGTTAGAAGTAGCTAAAAGTGTCCGTTCAGCTCCGGTATGCATGACAATTGTCTGAAGGACAAACAGCTTAACTTGTTTTTCAATTCTCTCAATACTACAAATATATGATGCTAAATATTATACAGATGACAGTTAATAGCAGCAAGGGAAATATTAGTAGAGTATGTTATGTCAGTAATCAGTTTcaccaaataaaatgcattttgtgtAGTCCTCAACTCAGTTCATGTCTGTTAGCACCATTCCTGAGTATACCTCAAGTCCCTCATGTAGTGAGGTTTGCCTGTGCAGAAAACACAGCAGTGTTCCCGATTGTGGATTTTAGTGTGTCTTTGTGTTGAAAACATgaagcatgttttaaaaatgaactgtgCTTCTCCAAGGTGATGCGAATGACAGACATATGTAGAATTGACTTGATGGTGTCAGACAGAAATACATGTGttacacaagaaaacacaaaGGTGTGAACAATGGCTTTGGGGACCAGTAGTGATTGTTTTCCACTTAAACTTTATACCTACAAAGAACTCTTTACTGagttttgcattttacatttatgaTAGCACCCGCAAAAcacattttagtgtcagtttcatgaagctgtatgtaaaacaaaacttgcctatttatgtatttattaatttaaggagcatttgtaaaaaaaaaaaaatatcgccCCGTGgacaaaaaaagttttacttatctatctatctatctatctatctatctatctatctatctatctatctatctatctatctatctatctatctatctaagtgactTAGAGGGGCGTAACACAACCCTTGTGTGTAAACTAAAAGAAGATTGTCTGTCATTTTATTGCAAAATCcagtcatttactgtatattaaaaataaaaatacatatttttgatcAAAGACTTTAGTGCATTTCttataaattacaaattatttaaatttttattgttaattgctTATATCTTGATATCAAAAATTCTGAGAAGTTTCTAAATGTTCCTGGGTGTATCAGGCTTTCATTTTTCCCCAACtcttttacatttctgtttaaataatGATTGAGGATTATACTGCTAAGTTCGTTCATGAAACATTAAGCATCCATTTGTCTTTCAAGATGATTGTCAGCCTTCATGCCTTAGAAATCATTTATGGGGAGCCCAGTGCAAAATCAGTGGTTACCAGGAAGGATTTTGAGacttaaaatgaaaaaggttCCATTTTGCTCCAATAAACTTACCATGCTGTATAGGATATGCCGTTTCTGCAAAGATGCCATTTTTACTTCATCTTCCTGTCCATTCAACCATTCTGACTTAGGTCAACTACATGGTGATGCCTCCAAGGTGctctgtacagtactgtatggaGGAATGGCACAATCCAGTTTGGTAGAGTGGACGATCTTAGTAGAGTCCAAACAAATGCATACAAAGGAAGGTATTCAGAGGTACAATACAAAGTAAACAGGAGAATCTAAATGGCCAGGATACAAGGGAAGAATATGTCTCTAAATAATGGTAAGTATAGTGAGATACTGTTAATAAAGTTCAATATCTACTCTTTTTCAGGCTAACTTCATGGACACCAGAGCTATTTTCAAAGCTTCCGGTTTCCTTATCCTAACGGTCATTGGCATCCCATCCAATCTGTTCATCTGCTGTGCCTTCCTTCACACACGACTGACTGAAGCTAAGCTCACTCCCGCTGATGTCATCCTGTGCCACTTGGCAGTCGCCAATCTGACCTCAACCATTACCCGCAGTTTCTCTCAGATGCTGACAGCATTCGGCTACCGGAACATATATGATGACTTTAGCTGCAAACTGGTTGTCTTCTTCTTTCGTGTGTCGAGAAGTCTCTCCATAAAGCTCACCTGCCTCCTGAGCACATACCAAGCCGTGCTCGTTGCCCCTGCCACCTCCATACTTGACTCCCTAAAACACAGAATCCCAAAGTACTTGCAGCACATTATTGTGAGTTTCTATGCATTTTGCTTCGCTACTAGTGTTCATTTACTTCTGTATTCCTCCTCGAATCTTATCAACAACACCATACCCCcctacacatttaattatgagtACTGCTATGTTACATATCCCgattatactttttttatttccattggtCTGTCCCTCTTTTTCAGGGATTTTGCCTTCATAGTGATGATGGCTGTCATGAGCTGCTACATCTTGGTGTTGCTTTACCGGCACAGTAAAAAAGTGAAGAACCTACGAAGTTCAGACCATGGAAACTCAAGATCCAGAGCAGAGACCAAGGCCTCCTTTGCAGTAGTCACTTTGGTTATCCTCTACACTGTCTTCTTTGGTGTGGACAATGCAATCTGGCTTTATTCACTCACCATTGTCAGGGTGGCGCCCCTTATTTCAGACATCAGGGGCTTTTTCTCTATTCTTTACACGTCTGTGTGTCCTGTCGTGGTCATTGCTACCAATCCTAAAGTGAAAGCCAAGCTGAAACTGCCCAGGCTCAGGGGGCTACCTCACTCGGTTGATACCAGCTTGCCTACTATGTGACAGGAAACTGGCAGAGTGAATAAaagaggtgcctggaattgtcaCACAGGGAAGAGTGAACAAGCACTTTgtctaaaaatgtaataaaattaatggAAGTTGAGGCGAAAGGTCAGTGTTTGCTTAACTGCAGTAGCTGTTATTAAAAATACTCTATGACTAATGCTTTTACCCAAGGTGACTTCAATCAGTGAGAAACCAGAAAGGTAACTTGTATTGGGTCAGATAGTGAGGCAGGGACTGACCAGCACCCACGTGGTTGTCTGGTCCAGTGCAGTAACCAGTACAGCATTCAGTGcatgtaaaaagtattcaccaccttGGGCGTTCtcagattttattgttatacaccaCTGAATCACTGTGGACATAATTTGACTGTTTTGACACTGACAAACAGAAACAGACTCTTGAATGTCCAAGTGAACAGAccaatggtctaaattaattattaaacaaaaacacaaaataactcatTGCATAATTACTCACCCCCTTCAAATCGGTATGTACTATTCTCTGTGCACAGGTCTTGATCAGTTTTTCACATCTGTACATTGTCAtttttctctgttcttctttgcaaaactgctcaagttcTTTAAAGTTGCATGAGGGTCTTTTTCAAGTCCATCCACATGTTTTCAATTGATATCTGTATTCTGACTCGGCCACTTtaagacattaacattgttgtttcaaAGCCATTTCTGTGCACctctggctttatgcttggggtcattgtcttgctgcatcaGGTCTTCCTCTAGGGTTTTCTCGCATTTTGCAGCAATCATTTTCCCCTCTGCATTCACAAACCTTCTAAGGCCTGGTGCAGAGATGTCTCCCCAAAGCATGTTGCTTccaacaccatgcttcacagtggggaaTGTGGGTTTTTAACAATGagcagtgttcaaacatggctTTGTGTAAGTCTTGATCTTCCATCTTTTAGATTTCAATATCTATGTGATGGAGTATGTGCCCATGTTTATCAACGACATATTATGAATACATAAACTAAGGCTAGAGAGAGCCGATCATTTGAACGAGGTTTGAAGTAGTCTAACTTGACTCTATCCATTCTTCAGTATTTTAAGCCAGCTTTCAGGATCTCAAGGAGCTGGATTCCTCTTTAGTAGCATTAAGACAAAGCAAGTCTAGATCATCCATATTTTTGATTTCAGTACCCATATGATGCAGTAGGCACCCATGTTTATCACCATCTGCTTTAAAGTAATATATTGTAGCAGAATTCATAAATTAAGGGGTGAGACAGCAAATTATTTTGACGAGACTGGTGTCAGGacgcggcacggtggtgcagtgggtagcgctgctgcctcgcagttgggagatctggggacctgggttcgattcccgggtcctccctgcgtggagtttgcatgttctccccgtgtctacgtgggtttcctccgggcgctccggtttcctcccacagtccaaagacatgcaggttaggtggattggcgattctaaattggccctagtgtgtgcttggtgtgtgggtgtgtttgtgtgtgtcctgcggtgggttggcaccctgcccgggattgtttcctgccttgtgccctgtgttggctgggattggctccagcagacccctgtgaccctgtgttcggattcagcgggttggaaaatggatggatggatggatggtgtcagGACGATCCTGACCCTGTCCATCCACCCATCAATTTTCTGAACTAGCTTTTAGGGTTCCAGTGTGCTAAATTCCACTGTAACAGCATTAAACATAAAGAAGGCACTAACCCTAGATGAGGCACTGGGAAATGGCAGGACACAACCAGGAACATTTAGTCCTATGGAGCAATTTAAAATCATCAATCAATCACACATAAGATATGGGAGGCAATGTGTATAGTGGAAATGGTTATGTTGTTCACAAACATTCACTAGGTAAGGAATTGCAGCAATGTGCATCTACAAAGAAGGACCATTCAGGATCACAGGAATCCAGACCCCCAACTAGTAGGCCACTTTCTATGTtcaggaatatccatccatccatccattttccaacctgctgaatccgaacacagggtcacggggatctgctggagtcaatcccagccaacatagggtgcaaggcaggaaccaatcccaggtagggcatcaacccactgcagaacacacccacacaccaagcacacactagggccaatttagaatcgccaatgcacctaacctgcatgtctttggactgtgggag
The sequence above is drawn from the Erpetoichthys calabaricus chromosome 3, fErpCal1.3, whole genome shotgun sequence genome and encodes:
- the LOC127527151 gene encoding olfactory receptor class A-like protein 1, which encodes MDTRAIFKASGFLILTVIGIPSNLFICCAFLHTRLTEAKLTPADVILCHLAVANLTSTITRSFSQMLTAFGYRNIYDDFSCKLVVFFFRVSRSLSIKLTCLLSTYQAVLVAPATSILDSLKHRIPKYLQHIIVSFYAFCFATSVHLLLYSSSNLINNTIPPYTFNYEYCYVTYPDYTFFISIGLSLFFRDFAFIVMMAVMSCYILVLLYRHSKKVKNLRSSDHGNSRSRAETKASFAVVTLVILYTVFFGVDNAIWLYSLTIVRVAPLISDIRGFFSILYTSVCPVVVIATNPKVKAKLKLPRLRGLPHSVDTSLPTM